One Pseudomonadales bacterium genomic region harbors:
- a CDS encoding ATP-binding cassette domain-containing protein, giving the protein MDKVALSVEGVSFSYNARSILRRKEKLILDNVSFQIMRGEVLGVIGKNGSGKSTLMQVVAGVVNADTGKIVSNAQKIQLLSLQVGFIQELTGRENAILSSLLLGMHRKDIEKNMDQVVAFAELDEFIDKPLNTYSSGMRARLGFSVACQADPDILLIDEAFSVGDASFRKKSRAIIRPYAD; this is encoded by the coding sequence ATGGACAAGGTAGCATTAAGTGTCGAAGGAGTAAGTTTCTCGTACAACGCGCGTAGTATTTTGCGACGCAAAGAAAAACTAATTCTAGATAATGTTAGTTTTCAAATTATGCGTGGAGAGGTCTTAGGTGTAATCGGAAAAAATGGGTCTGGTAAAAGCACCCTGATGCAAGTTGTTGCGGGTGTTGTGAACGCCGATACAGGTAAGATTGTTTCAAATGCTCAGAAAATTCAGTTGTTATCCCTGCAGGTTGGTTTTATTCAAGAGCTGACAGGCAGAGAAAATGCAATACTTAGCTCGTTATTGTTGGGCATGCACCGCAAGGATATAGAGAAAAATATGGATCAAGTTGTAGCCTTTGCAGAGTTGGATGAGTTCATTGATAAGCCATTGAATACTTATTCCTCGGGCATGAGGGCTAGGTTGGGGTTTTCTGTGGCATGCCAAGCCGACCCAGATATTCTGCTAATTGATGAAGCCTTTAGTGTTGGTGACGCCAGTTTCAGAAAGAAGAGCAGAGCGATTATAAGGCCGTATGCAGACTAG
- a CDS encoding 2OG-Fe(II) oxygenase has product MSDPVMAGITPLLDYNKLQQIADEQAKAYQQAHPFSHIAIDDFINTETVAQFLKHFPELREKPTQAMLESGKFPQPNKLWLSNQAGVHSIIRHLYWELNSAPFIAFLEQLTGITSLIPDPHFAGGGVHETLRDGLLMIHADFNKHPHFDLDRRLNILIYLNEDWQDDWGGHLELWERDMSRCVKKISPIAGRCVIFSTQRDSFHGHPHPLTCPPGQSRKSIAQYYYTMGRPENEDSSPHKTLWQDISEAPAR; this is encoded by the coding sequence ATGAGCGACCCTGTGATGGCCGGTATTACACCTTTACTTGATTACAACAAGCTTCAACAAATCGCCGACGAACAGGCAAAGGCTTATCAGCAAGCGCATCCTTTTTCGCACATTGCCATTGATGACTTCATTAACACCGAAACTGTTGCACAGTTTCTCAAACACTTTCCCGAATTGAGAGAAAAACCCACGCAAGCCATGCTGGAATCTGGAAAATTCCCCCAGCCTAATAAACTCTGGCTATCGAATCAAGCGGGCGTTCACTCGATCATTCGCCATTTATATTGGGAGCTCAACTCTGCGCCTTTTATTGCATTTCTTGAACAACTCACCGGTATTACTAGCCTCATCCCCGATCCACATTTTGCAGGTGGCGGCGTGCATGAAACACTGCGTGATGGCTTGTTAATGATTCATGCAGACTTCAACAAGCACCCACATTTTGATTTAGATCGCCGTTTAAATATTCTGATTTATCTCAACGAAGATTGGCAGGATGACTGGGGCGGGCATTTGGAATTATGGGAGCGCGATATGAGTCGCTGCGTCAAAAAAATTTCACCGATTGCTGGGCGTTGTGTTATTTTTTCCACACAGCGTGATAGCTTTCACGGCCACCCTCATCCGCTCACTTGTCCACCAGGGCAGTCTCGCAAATCGATTGCGCAGTACTACTACACGATGGGGCGACCGGAGAATGAAGACTCAAGCCCCCATAAAACGCTTTGGCAAGATATTAGCGAGGCACCTGCTCGTTAA
- a CDS encoding acyltransferase family protein, with translation MSINSPSVEASQRKFRQDINALRAWAVISVVLYHFGALGFSGGFLGVDIFFVISGFLMTGIIVSGLETQKFSIFTFYFARVKRIIPALIVLCLVLLFLGWFLLAPDDYATLAKHVKDSLLFVSNETYRKESGYFDSLSHEKWLLHTWSLSVEWQFYLLLPLVLSGAWLVKKSRRWLLLVVVILLLYSLIVCINKTYSAPTKAFYLIKYRYWEMLAGGVAFFLSDYIRRVPIIYRNALYLLSLVCISVPVFFITKDSAWPGYLALIPVLGAAGFILSERNNSSFINNAIVVWAGERSYSIYLWHWPVVVLLDYFQLLSNNLYVFVGVLTSFFLAELSYKFVEMPFRAKAKLNIWRLPILIVAAGLLVCTLAAIVIHYGGVPKRVDQQVVKIAAEKNNIDRGNLNCIFGDDKAKGPSFCEYGQGEVKAVVLGDSHAAAIAGGVHAALPNATGKVLLLSRAACPFIRGATAKIDQNCDVFWAGALEKLKAVSPNVPVVLIERSSLYAMGANEGVVGTGKVKPPIFFDKPFDYPAPEFLEQFRQHSLDTLCEVAKNRKLYWLKPIPELKINVPQAMARTKMRGIEKRVGITRTEYAARHDFILSVMKQAQQECGVVVLDPLPYLCDEQACYGDKDGFPVYFDDDHLSRFGNRLLVPLFQEIF, from the coding sequence ATGAGTATCAATAGCCCCTCGGTTGAAGCTTCTCAGCGTAAATTTCGCCAAGATATTAATGCTCTTCGTGCATGGGCGGTTATATCGGTTGTTTTGTATCACTTTGGTGCTTTAGGTTTTTCTGGTGGCTTTTTAGGCGTTGATATTTTTTTCGTTATCTCTGGCTTTTTAATGACTGGAATTATTGTTTCAGGTCTTGAGACGCAGAAATTCTCGATCTTCACTTTTTATTTTGCCCGTGTTAAACGCATTATTCCAGCACTGATAGTGCTTTGCCTTGTTCTTCTGTTTCTAGGTTGGTTTTTGCTGGCGCCAGATGACTATGCAACGCTGGCTAAACATGTAAAAGATTCTCTTTTATTTGTATCAAATGAAACCTACAGGAAGGAATCGGGCTATTTTGACTCTCTTTCACATGAAAAATGGCTGCTTCATACATGGTCGTTGTCTGTGGAGTGGCAGTTTTATTTGTTGCTACCTTTAGTTCTTTCTGGAGCATGGCTAGTTAAAAAAAGTAGGAGGTGGTTGCTCCTAGTTGTTGTGATACTTCTCTTGTATTCATTGATTGTCTGCATTAACAAAACATATAGCGCGCCTACAAAGGCCTTTTACCTTATTAAGTATCGATACTGGGAAATGCTTGCTGGTGGCGTAGCCTTTTTCTTATCTGACTATATTCGTCGAGTTCCAATCATTTATCGTAATGCTTTATATCTACTATCTTTAGTTTGTATATCTGTTCCTGTTTTTTTTATCACAAAAGACAGTGCGTGGCCGGGGTATTTAGCGTTAATACCAGTGTTAGGTGCAGCAGGATTTATTTTAAGTGAACGTAACAATAGCTCTTTTATTAATAACGCTATCGTTGTTTGGGCTGGTGAGCGCTCTTATTCAATTTACTTATGGCATTGGCCAGTTGTAGTTTTATTAGATTACTTCCAGCTGCTTTCGAATAATTTGTACGTATTTGTAGGCGTGTTGACTTCATTCTTTTTGGCAGAGCTTTCCTATAAATTCGTCGAGATGCCCTTTAGAGCTAAGGCTAAGTTGAATATTTGGAGGCTGCCAATACTTATTGTTGCTGCGGGGTTATTGGTTTGTACTCTGGCCGCTATTGTTATCCATTACGGCGGTGTACCAAAGAGAGTTGATCAACAAGTAGTCAAAATAGCTGCCGAGAAAAATAATATAGATAGAGGAAATTTGAATTGCATTTTTGGAGATGATAAGGCGAAAGGCCCATCATTTTGCGAATACGGTCAAGGTGAAGTAAAAGCTGTTGTTTTAGGTGATAGCCATGCAGCTGCAATTGCAGGAGGTGTGCATGCCGCGTTGCCCAATGCAACAGGAAAAGTCTTGTTACTATCAAGAGCTGCGTGTCCTTTTATTCGCGGAGCCACCGCTAAAATTGATCAGAATTGTGATGTGTTCTGGGCGGGAGCACTCGAGAAATTAAAAGCTGTTTCCCCTAACGTGCCGGTGGTCTTGATAGAGCGGTCATCACTATATGCAATGGGAGCCAATGAAGGGGTGGTTGGTACGGGTAAAGTGAAGCCCCCTATATTTTTTGATAAACCTTTTGATTACCCCGCGCCGGAGTTTTTAGAGCAATTTCGTCAGCACTCTCTCGATACACTGTGTGAAGTGGCAAAGAATCGAAAATTGTATTGGTTAAAACCCATCCCAGAATTAAAGATTAATGTGCCTCAGGCAATGGCGCGTACCAAAATGCGTGGTATTGAGAAGCGTGTGGGGATAACGCGTACTGAATATGCTGCGAGACACGACTTTATTCTGTCTGTTATGAAGCAGGCACAGCAAGAATGCGGAGTTGTTGTATTGGATCCACTTCCCTATCTCTGCGATGAGCAAGCTTGTTACGGAGATAAGGATGGCTTCCCTGTTTATTTCGACGATGATCACCTGAGTCGTTTTGGTAATAGGCTGTTAGTGCCTTTATTTCAGGAGATTTTTTAA
- a CDS encoding glycosyltransferase, with protein MIDIIIPVYDGFDETKRCIQSVLDNKNSTSFNVLVIEDCSPNTEIKSYLQGLSATGLIELHVNTINKGFVGTVNLGMSLHVDRDVILLNSDTEVANDWLDRMADHAAKNPTVATITPFSNNAEICSFPRYCQPNALFSGKSVAEVDAVFSELPASLVDVPTGVGFCMYIRREALNDVGMFDEKAFGRGYGEENDFCRRAAALGWRNVTCTNVFVFHDGGVSFSSEKAERVQNAMTILDKKYPDYHRLVHEHLKKDPERPFRVMAQLKLLRQSGKPKYLFIAHGLGGGVIKHLQELADHVAEGVECLVLKPVEGAVVELSCHSGDYCWQLFFNLNDEYEHLLSTLQSLSVERIHLHHVMGVADDILELINDLAVPFDVTLHDYYFASANPTLTDCHGVFAEEAESRDQLCAESYPLPHQMCINEWREKFSQLLSRASRIISPSQRCKDVYLEYFPELSIDVVFHPEWEQSQPYPHPAMPVIAANDQLKVLVIGAMSREKGADVLERTATYRDALDRLQYHLVGYAYKPLAPEVVQHGAYDDKTLDQLIEGLKPHVIWFPAQWHETYCYTLSAALRSGLPILSTDLGSFPERLEGRPLSFIKPWRTTPIEWNDTLLQIRELLIANQNNIEATCEWCQPAIEESNFLYSRDYIVPVEKDAAVAVAGALPSLKQLSHWCYQPQSPNRALNLDTREKMLLALIHLREKTGVRHALRFVPFAWQRKVKRWFSHRPIHDVVNEQVPR; from the coding sequence GTGATTGATATAATTATTCCCGTCTATGATGGCTTTGATGAAACAAAAAGATGCATTCAGTCAGTATTGGATAATAAAAATTCGACGAGTTTTAATGTTCTTGTTATAGAAGACTGTTCTCCCAATACAGAAATTAAAAGCTACTTGCAGGGGTTGTCGGCTACAGGCCTGATAGAGCTGCATGTCAATACGATTAACAAAGGGTTTGTTGGAACGGTCAACTTAGGCATGAGCTTGCATGTCGATCGTGATGTTATCCTGCTGAACAGCGATACGGAAGTTGCTAATGATTGGCTGGATAGAATGGCTGATCACGCAGCAAAAAATCCAACAGTAGCGACAATCACGCCATTTTCAAACAATGCTGAAATTTGTAGCTTTCCTCGGTACTGCCAGCCGAATGCATTGTTTTCTGGTAAATCAGTTGCGGAAGTTGATGCTGTATTTTCTGAATTACCCGCTAGCTTGGTGGATGTGCCAACGGGTGTTGGCTTCTGTATGTATATCCGTCGTGAAGCATTAAATGATGTTGGTATGTTCGACGAAAAGGCATTTGGTCGCGGATATGGTGAAGAGAACGACTTTTGTCGTCGTGCGGCAGCTTTAGGTTGGCGCAATGTTACTTGCACGAATGTATTTGTTTTTCATGATGGAGGCGTGAGCTTTTCATCTGAAAAGGCTGAGCGCGTTCAAAACGCCATGACAATTCTGGATAAAAAATATCCGGATTATCATCGACTCGTGCATGAGCATTTGAAGAAAGATCCAGAGCGACCTTTTCGAGTGATGGCGCAGTTGAAATTACTGCGGCAATCAGGAAAGCCCAAATATCTATTTATTGCGCATGGTTTGGGTGGCGGTGTTATCAAACATTTGCAAGAACTTGCCGACCATGTGGCGGAAGGTGTTGAGTGTTTGGTGCTCAAGCCAGTAGAAGGCGCGGTGGTTGAGTTGAGCTGTCACAGCGGGGATTATTGCTGGCAGTTGTTTTTTAATTTAAATGATGAATACGAGCACTTATTAAGTACTCTGCAATCATTGTCTGTTGAGCGAATTCATTTGCACCATGTTATGGGTGTTGCTGATGACATTCTTGAACTGATTAATGACCTTGCTGTTCCGTTTGATGTCACACTTCACGATTACTACTTTGCGAGCGCTAACCCTACATTAACCGATTGCCATGGCGTATTTGCTGAGGAGGCTGAATCGCGCGATCAACTTTGTGCGGAGAGTTATCCTTTACCGCATCAAATGTGCATCAATGAATGGAGAGAAAAATTTTCTCAGTTGTTATCTCGTGCTAGCAGAATTATTTCACCTTCGCAGCGCTGCAAAGATGTGTATTTGGAGTATTTTCCAGAGTTATCTATTGATGTGGTCTTTCACCCAGAGTGGGAACAGTCACAGCCGTACCCTCATCCTGCAATGCCCGTGATTGCTGCCAATGATCAACTCAAAGTTTTAGTGATCGGCGCGATGAGTCGGGAAAAAGGGGCGGATGTTTTAGAAAGAACAGCCACTTACCGCGATGCGCTTGATCGTTTGCAATACCATTTAGTGGGGTATGCCTATAAACCTCTTGCTCCTGAAGTTGTACAGCACGGTGCTTATGACGATAAAACTCTCGATCAATTGATTGAAGGTTTGAAACCGCATGTAATTTGGTTTCCTGCACAGTGGCATGAAACTTATTGCTATACCCTGAGTGCGGCACTGCGTAGCGGCTTACCGATTTTATCAACGGATTTGGGCTCTTTTCCTGAGCGCCTAGAAGGGCGCCCTTTAAGTTTTATCAAGCCGTGGCGCACAACGCCGATTGAATGGAACGACACACTTTTGCAAATTAGAGAGCTGCTGATTGCCAACCAAAATAATATAGAAGCAACTTGTGAGTGGTGTCAGCCTGCTATAGAAGAAAGTAATTTTTTATACAGCAGGGATTACATCGTGCCAGTGGAGAAGGACGCTGCCGTAGCGGTGGCTGGAGCATTGCCCTCATTGAAGCAACTTTCTCATTGGTGCTATCAGCCTCAGTCACCCAATCGCGCGCTTAACCTAGATACACGCGAAAAAATGTTATTGGCTTTGATTCACCTGCGTGAAAAAACTGGTGTGCGTCATGCATTACGCTTTGTGCCTTTTGCTTGGCAGCGTAAAGTAAAGCGATGGTTCAGTCATCGACCGATACACGATGTCGTTAACGAGCAGGTGCCTCGCTAA
- a CDS encoding sulfotransferase, with amino-acid sequence MSGSGLQVAYGSDNTPFFILGCVRSGTTLLRDILRAHPRLESPEETHFFRWADPYASPRYERNYVGVKLFKNHRDLDGVSDFNFESSRQMAKNRKDISDFYGKHFLQAKNNIDGRWFDKTPQNIYGILLLGYMYPTAKFLHIYRNPLNVVSSLKEGRVMAKHDLKGGINYWTESMIMINEYKKMPGAASRFLEIKYEELVANPKPEVSKIFQFVNEDPDLMDYSKISTHKEKDKYKKNLSDTEVHYVKQLCEPFFSQYGYK; translated from the coding sequence ATGAGTGGCAGTGGGTTACAGGTAGCGTATGGTTCGGACAACACGCCTTTTTTTATATTGGGTTGTGTTAGGTCAGGGACCACTTTGTTGCGCGATATTCTTAGGGCGCACCCAAGATTAGAGTCGCCGGAGGAGACGCATTTTTTTCGTTGGGCAGATCCTTATGCCAGCCCGAGATATGAACGCAACTATGTCGGTGTAAAGCTGTTTAAAAATCATAGGGATCTGGATGGTGTAAGTGATTTTAATTTTGAGTCGTCAAGGCAGATGGCTAAAAACAGAAAAGACATTTCTGATTTTTATGGAAAACACTTTCTCCAAGCTAAAAATAATATCGATGGGCGATGGTTTGATAAAACCCCGCAAAATATTTATGGAATTTTATTGTTGGGATATATGTATCCGACAGCAAAATTTTTACATATTTACAGAAACCCCCTTAATGTCGTTTCGAGCTTGAAAGAAGGGCGAGTGATGGCTAAGCATGACTTGAAGGGCGGAATTAATTATTGGACGGAGTCCATGATTATGATTAATGAATATAAAAAAATGCCTGGAGCTGCAAGTCGGTTTTTGGAAATCAAATATGAAGAGTTGGTGGCTAACCCTAAGCCAGAAGTGTCAAAAATATTTCAATTTGTAAATGAAGACCCTGATCTAATGGACTATTCAAAAATTAGCACTCATAAAGAAAAGGATAAATATAAGAAAAATCTTTCTGATACAGAGGTGCATTATGTCAAGCAGTTGTGTGAGCCATTTTTTTCGCAGTATGGATACAAATAA